The genomic DNA AGCGGTTGTACCCTTTTATTTATCCAAGCCCTTCTTGACAATACTAATCTTCGCGGCGCCCCCACCCCTAGGGGTGGGCGGGAGCCAACATCTCTCCGAAAGCCCACACTTTAATCTACATCCCCGGGTCGAGGGCGGGCGGCGGCGATCCTTGACAGAGGCGCCGGATATGCGCTATGGTTGCGTGGAGGATCCGCGGGCGGGAGGACGACGGGATGGCGTTCGACAAGGCGCAGATGCACCTGATCGCGATCGACGAGATCCGGCCGCTGGGGCAGGGCGACCGGGTCTGCGTGGACATGCTGTCGAACTTCGGGGAGGGGCACGGCCTCCTGGTGGGGGCGTACAACCGGGCGCTGTTTCTGGTCCACTGCGAGACCATCCCCAACCAGTTCGTCAACCAGCGCCCGGCGAGGGTCAATGCGGGTCCCGTGTCCATGTACGTCATGTGCGCCAACGGCTCCACCAAGTACCTCAACGAACTCCAGCCGGGCGACGAGCTGCTCACGGTGAACGCGCGCGGCGACGTGTCGTCCAACCGCGTCGCCAGGAGCAAGATCGAGCCGCGGCCGATGCTCCTTGTCCGCGGGACCCACCGCGTGTCGGGCGCCGACCTGTTCCGGCTCCACGACGAATCGGCGGGCTACTTCGACGGCTACCGGACGATCTTCCGCCTCAAGGATGTCGCGACCGGGAATCCGGTCAGCGTTTTCGAGATCGATCGGTACAGGGGCCGGGAGGAGGGGATCCGCGCCGACCTCGACGTGGGCACGATCCTCCAGGACGCCGAGACCATCCCCCTGGTGCGCGAGGACGGGGCGGCGATCTCCGTGAAGAAGCTCCAGGCCGGCGACAGGGTGTGGGCGTATATCCAGAACCCGAAACTGCAGTCGCGGCATTTCGGCATGGCGTACGAAGGATTCTGCCTGGAGCGGTGACGCCCCGGTCCCGCCCGCCCGTCCCCCGCAACGCCCGCCTCGCGGCGGCCTCTCCCTTCCGTTTCCCCCCCATGCCGGGGGCGATTGCGGTTGCCTTCCCGCCCGTCTGCGGCTACAGTAATGGAGAGGCGCCCACCTCCGGAGGTCGAGATGAAGCGGATACTCCTGCTCGTGCTGCTGGCCGGCGCGGCGCGGCGCGCGTGCGCCGGCGATATCCCGTTCAGGGGATTATGTGCCGGGGACGACGCCGTCTACGGGGCGAGGAAGGCCGCGTCGGCGCCCGAGGTCGCCCTCGCGCGCGATGGCGACGAGATGCGCCGCGTCTGGGCGGAGGACGTCACGGGGGCGTACCAGGACGCGCAGGGGCTGCCCGCGGTCGACTGGGATCGCGAATTCGTCGTGGCCGTCTTCCTCGGGGCGCGCCCCGCCGCGGGGCACGGGGTGCAGATCGAGGGGGTGGCGCTGAAGGGGAAGGTGCTGGAGGTCGCGGTGCGGGAGGTCGCCCCGGCCGCCCCCTCTGTTCCGCCGCGTCCCGTGTCGCCGTACGCAATGGCCGCATGCCCCCGCGAACGGATCCCCCTCGCCGGGATCCTGATGCTCCGGATGGTCGAGACCGGCGGACCGGTCATCGCCGAGCGCCCCGCATGGTCGTACCGCCTCATGGACTCATCGCACGACGGCGCCGCGGGCGGAGGGGAGCGGTGAGCGCCGTGCCGCCACGCCCTCTGTTGGCGGTCGTGTGCCTGGCGGCGTCGACCCTCTGCGCGGGCTGCGCCATCGTCTCCGTGGGCAAGATCCCTCGCCAGGAGGGGGTCTATCCGGCGCAGACCGGCCCCGACACGCCGCTGGTGCTCGCCATCCCGGGCCTGCGGATACCCGGGCTCCCGGTCGAGCAGGAGCAGCATTTCGGCTTCCTCGTGAAGATGCTCGCGGCGGAGGGGATCCCCTGCCGCGTCCTCGCCTACGACACCGTCGAGAACCCGCTCATCAGCGGCGCGGCGCTCTTCGCCTCGGACCTGGCGATCGCCTGGACCCGCGTCGGGCCGGCGGTGGTGCGCGAGGTCCAGTACGAGAACGAGCGCAGGGAGTCCCTCGGCCTCCCGCCGCTGCGGCGCCTCGTGCTCTTCGGCTACAGCCAGGGCGCGGTGATCATGGAGCAGATCGCCTGCAGGGTCTTCTTCCAGCTCAAGCGCGACTACGACGCGATGGAGGCCCGCTTCGGCGAGGAGTGGCGGGCGCTCCGGCAGGACCCTGAGTTCCAGTTTCTGATGACCGCCCTCGACGACTTCCTCGTCATACGGAACATCAAGATCCAGCGCCAGCGCGAGTTCCGGCGCGATCCGGAGCTCCGCCAGTTCTACCAGCGCGCGGAGGATAAGCTCCATCGCCGCTTGAACGACTTCATCGCCTACCTCGACGATCCGTCGTCGGCCTACCCCGAGATCGACCGGTTCGAGGAGCCCGGCACGCCCCGGTACCCGAAGCGCTACCGGGAGCTCAGGCTCTGCGCGCACTCCCTCCAGCACTGCTCGCTCGAGGAGCGCGACCGGATACGGAACTTTCTCATCGACTACGCGCAGTACCACGACCTGCTCGCGCTCTCCCCCTCGTTCGTCTCGGCCGCCGGCTCCTTTTTCGGTTCCCCGCGCGCCAACGAGGGCATGCTGCTGTTCAAACTCTTCCCGGTCCTCAGGCTTTTCGCGCGCCGGGAACTGACCCAGATCGCCCAGACGCGGATCGGCACCGTGTACCACCTCCGGAACATGGAGGACCTCGCCCGGTCGAACAGGGACGAACGGTACCCGCTGGATCCCGACAATACCCTCTGTATCGTGGGGGTGAACGGCCCCCACGGCGACGGCATCGTCGACCAGTCGAGCGCGCACCTGAGCGACCACGCGTTCGAGATCGTCAAGGCGCCGCGCCGCCGGGGCGATCCCGCGGCGGTTCTCTGCCGCGACCGCCTCCCCGACCTCACCGTCGTCCCCCTCCGCGTGATGCACTTCCCGGAGAGGGCGCTGGGCGGATGGGGGAGGCGGCGCTTCGGGGCGGCGTACATGGAGGAGGAGAACCCGGCGTTCGACTACCTGCGCAGGTTCCTGCGCGGCGACTGGGACGGTCTGCGCCTCGCGCTCGGCCGCGAGGAGGGGAGCCTCAGGCAGTTCATGCTCACGCTCGCCTTCGAGGGGGAGGCGTGGAAGAGCCCGTCCCCGCGCAGGCGGGGGCAGTCGCGGAACATCCGCGTCGACGGCCGCTACGACAACCCCGCGGATCTGATCTTCACCTGGACCGGGCACTTCACGGCGCCGGGGGAGGAGATGAACCTGGTCGGGCCCGAGACCGCGGAGGGGACGCTCACCATCGAGGCCGCGATGCCGTACGGGGAGCGGCTGCAGGTCCCGTTCACCGTCTATCCCGGCTGCAACAGTTTCGTAAAGATCGTGCACTGAGCCGTTCGGCCTCCCCCCCCGGGCCGGCCCTGTGCTACACTATCCCCGCCGACGACGAAAGGAAACCTCGATGAGGCGAATGCCGGTGCTGCTGCTCATCCTCTGCTGCGCGGGCTGCGTCGTTTCCCGGCGGGCGTTCGACGGCCTGCGCGGGGAGAAGGCGCTGCTCGAGGCGAAGAACGCCGACCTTGTCCGCGAACATGAGAAGCTCGCCGCCGAGAAGGCGGCGGTTGACGCCGAGCTCGCCCGGTGCGGGCGCGAGGCCGCCGCGCACGAGCGGCGCGCGAACGACCTCGGCGAGACGAACCTCGAACTGGGGCGCGAGCTCGAGGGGGAGAGGGCGCGGACGGCCGGGCTCGAGGCGCAGCTTCAAGAACGCGGCGGCTCCCTGGCCGAAGCCGTCGAGAAGGCGCGGTCCCTGGAGCGGAAGCTCGAACAGATCGAGAACGAGCGGGCCGTCGTCCAGCGCCAGTACCAGGCCCTCCTCGAGCGGCACGCCCAGCTCCAGCGCCGGTCCGGGGAGCCGGAACGAAGCGCTCCCCCGACCCCCCCGTCCGCGGAGGGAGGGGCCGGCGCGAAACAGGAAGAGAGCGGGCTGGAGGTCTCCGGCGGCGAATGAGGCGCGGGAAGGGAGCGGCGATGGAGTACCGGGCGTGGTTCGAGTGTATCGCGGGGTGCGGCGAGCGGTACCCGCTCGACGAGATCGTGTTCCAGTGCCGGAGATGCGGCGAGCTGCTCGAGGTGCGCCATGCCATGGACGCCCTGCGGGCGACGCCCGGGGAGGAGTGGAAGAAGCTCTGGGACCGGAGGTACCGCCGCACCGAGTGGCCGTACGGGAGCTCGGTCTGGGGCAAGAAGGAGCTCGTCTGCCCCGCGGTGAGGAACGACCGGATCGTCTCGCTCTACGAGGGGGGGAGCAACCTGTTCCGCGCCGACCGGTACGGCGCGCAGATCGGCGTCGACGAGCTGTGGGTGAAGCTCTGCGGCAACGAGCACACCGGCTCGTTCAAGGATCTCGGGATGACCGTTCTGGTCTCGATGGTCAACCAGATGATTGCCGACGGCAAGAAGATCATCGGCGTCGCCTGCGCCTCGACCGGGGACACCTCCGCCGCGCTCGCCGCCTACTGCGCGGCCGCCGGCATCCAGGCGATCGTCTTCCTCCCGCGCGGCAAGGTCTCCACCGCCCAGCTCATCCAGCCGCTCGCGCACGGGGCGCTCACGTTGTCGCTCGACACCGACTTCGACGGCTGCATGGCGCTCATCCGCGAGCTCTGCGCCCGGGAGAAGATCTACCTCGCGAACTCGATGAACTCGCTCAGGGTCGAGGGGCAGAAGACGGTCGGGATCGAGATCGTGCAGCAGCTCGACTGGGAGGTCCCCGACTGGATCGTGATCCCCGGCGGCAACCTGGGCAACGTGAGCGCCCTCGGCAAGGGGCTCCTCGAGATGCGGGAGCTCGGGATCATCTCCCGGCTCCCCCGCATCGCGTGCGCGCAGGCGGCGCGGGCCAACCCGCTCTACCGTTCGTTCCTGTCGGGCTTCAAGGAGTTCCACCCCGTGAAGGCGGAGAGCACCGCCGCCACCGCCATCCAGATCGGCAACCCGGTGAGCGTCCGGAAGGCGGTCCGCGTCCTCTCCGCCTTCGACGGGGTCGTGGAGGAGGCGACGGAGGACGAGCTCGCGGACGCGAGCGCGCGCGCCGACCGCACCGGGCTCTACACCTGCCCCCACACCGGCGTCGCCCTCGCGGCGCTGGTGAAGCTCGTCCGGCGCGGCGTGGTGCGGCGGAACGACCGCGTCGTCGTGATCTCGACCGCCCACGGGCTGAAGTTCTCCGAGTTCAAGACCCGCTACCACGAGGGGACCCTTCCGGGCGCCCCCCCGCGGCAGGCGAACCTCCCGGTCTCGCTGCCGGCGGAGTACGGGGCGGTCAGGGACGCGGTGCTTGGCGCGGTGGAGAAGGCGCGCGGGCGGGAAACGCTCAGAGGAACCGCAGGAGGCGGGAGAGGCGGTACCGCCGCGTGACCTGCCGCACGTAGCGCCGCGTCGAGGGGTAGCTGATCGCCCGGATGAACTGCCGGGCGTTGCCGGGGGTGCGCGTGGCGGCCAGCCAGCGGTCCACGTTCCGCCCCCCGGCGTTGTAGTGGGCGAGGGCGAACGGCACCGGGTCCCGGAAAGCACGGTAGCGCCGCATCGCCTTCGCGAGGTACCAGCAGCCCACCTCGGTGTTCAGCTCCGGGTCGAGGAGCCCCTTCTTCGGCAGCGCGCTCCATCTGCGCCACGCGGCGTACTCCTTGCCGACCACGGGCATCACCTGCATCAGCCCCCGTTCCCCCTTGGAGCCGCGCGCGTCCGCCCTGAAGTTGCTCTCGCGGCGCACCACCGCCTTCACGAGGAGCGGATCGAGGCCGTGGCGGGCGCTCGCCGCCCTGATGACGCCGTCGTAGACGGCCTCCCGGCGGCGCACGCAGTCGAGCATCACCGCGGAGATGACCGCGAGCATCAAGACGATTAGCACGGGAAGGGAAAAGAGATTTTTTCCGGTCATCGGCGTGTGGTACCATCGTGCCGTATCCGGCGGCGACGCAGGAGCATAGCACAAGACCGGGGAGCCCCGCCACCGCTAAACGCGGCGGCGTTCCCGGGAGGTCGGGCGCGATGAGACTGTCGGCGCGCGAGGCGGCCCTGGCGATCGTGCGTCGCCTGAGGGAGCGGGGGTTCGAGGCGTATTTCGTCGGCGGCTGCGTGCGCGACTGGCTGCTGGGGCGCGAGGGGTACGAGCAGCGCAATCACGACATCGCTACCTCCGCCTCTCCCGACGAGGTCTCCCGGCTCTTCCCCCGCGTCGTCCCGGTCGGCAGGCGGTTCGGCGTGATGCTGGTCCTTCAGGACGGGCACTGCGTGGACGTGGCCACCTTCCGGACGGAGACCGGGTACCGGGACGGGCGGAGGCCGACCGGGGTCCGTTTCTCCTCGAGGCGGGAGGACGTGCGCCGGCGCGACTTCACGATCAACGGCCTGCTCTACGACCCCCTGGAAGACCGGCTGCTGGACTACGTCGGGGGGCGGGCCGACATCCGGGCCCGGACGATCAGGGCGATCGGGGACCCGGCCGTCCGCTTCGCGGAGGACCGGCTCCGGCTGCTGCGCGCGGTCCGCTTCGCCTCGACGCTCGGCTTCTCGATCGAGCCGCGCACGCGCGCGGCGGTGGGGGAGCACGCCCCGGAGATCGGCGTGGTGAGCGGCGAGCG from Chlamydiota bacterium includes the following:
- the thrC gene encoding threonine synthase — encoded protein: MEYRAWFECIAGCGERYPLDEIVFQCRRCGELLEVRHAMDALRATPGEEWKKLWDRRYRRTEWPYGSSVWGKKELVCPAVRNDRIVSLYEGGSNLFRADRYGAQIGVDELWVKLCGNEHTGSFKDLGMTVLVSMVNQMIADGKKIIGVACASTGDTSAALAAYCAAAGIQAIVFLPRGKVSTAQLIQPLAHGALTLSLDTDFDGCMALIRELCAREKIYLANSMNSLRVEGQKTVGIEIVQQLDWEVPDWIVIPGGNLGNVSALGKGLLEMRELGIISRLPRIACAQAARANPLYRSFLSGFKEFHPVKAESTAATAIQIGNPVSVRKAVRVLSAFDGVVEEATEDELADASARADRTGLYTCPHTGVALAALVKLVRRGVVRRNDRVVVISTAHGLKFSEFKTRYHEGTLPGAPPRQANLPVSLPAEYGAVRDAVLGAVEKARGRETLRGTAGGGRGGTAA
- a CDS encoding lytic transglycosylase domain-containing protein; the encoded protein is MTGKNLFSLPVLIVLMLAVISAVMLDCVRRREAVYDGVIRAASARHGLDPLLVKAVVRRESNFRADARGSKGERGLMQVMPVVGKEYAAWRRWSALPKKGLLDPELNTEVGCWYLAKAMRRYRAFRDPVPFALAHYNAGGRNVDRWLAATRTPGNARQFIRAISYPSTRRYVRQVTRRYRLSRLLRFL